The following coding sequences lie in one Rhinolophus ferrumequinum isolate MPI-CBG mRhiFer1 chromosome 14, mRhiFer1_v1.p, whole genome shotgun sequence genomic window:
- the FOXH1 gene encoding forkhead box protein H1, whose translation MGPCSNPSLGHPGRDSPSQAPKRRKKRYLRHDKPPYTYLAMIALVIQAAPSRRLKLAQIIRQVQAVFPFFRDDYEGWKDSIRHNLSSNRCFRKVPKDPAKPKAKGNFWAVDVSLIPAEALRLQNTALCRRWQSRGTRGAFAKDLGPYVLHGRPYRPPRPPSEGFSIKSLLGDPGEGAPRNSPDRAGSLPRKEEVVPTPPLPSERPLWPLCPLQGTMRAEGETSQVGTSRPSPLSPEPRAWPLHLLQGTPDPGGLSGGGHRTSLWGQLPTSYLPIYTPNVVIPLAPLPPTSCPQCPPSTSPAYWGAPEPHSPPGLLWDLDALFQGVPPNKSIYDVWVSHPRELAAPTPGWLLSWYSL comes from the exons ATGGGGCCCTGCAGCAACCCAAGCCTGGGGCATCCCGGGAGGGACTCACCCTCCCAGGCcccaaagaggaggaagaagagatacCTTCGGCACGACAAGCCCCCCTACACCTACTTGGCCATGATTGCCCTGGTGATCCAGGCAGCACCTTCCCGCAGGCTGAAGCTGGCCCAG ATCATCCGTCAGGTCCAGGCCGTGTTCCCCTTCTTCAGGGACGACTACGAGGGCTGGAAGGATTCCATCCGCCACAATCTCTCCTCCAACCGATGCTTCCGCAAG GTGCCCAAGGATCCTGCGAAGCCCAAGGCCAAGGGCAACTTCTGGGCCGTCGACGTGAGCCTGATTCCCGCCGAGGCACTGCGTCTGCAGAACACGGCCCTGTGCCGGCGCTGGCAGAGCAGGGGTACCCGGGGGGCCTTCGCCAAGGACCTGGGCCCCTACGTGCTCCATGGCCGGCCCTACCGACCTCCCAGGCCGCCCAGCGAGGGCTTCAGCATAAAGTCTCTGCTGGGGGACCCCGGGGAGGGAGCGCCAAGGAACAGCCCAGATCGGGCCGGTTCCCTGCCAAGGAAGGAAGAGGTAGTGCCCACACCACCCCTGCCCTCTGAGAGGCCTCTGTGGCCCCTCTGCCCCCTCCAGGGGACCATGAGAGCCGAGGGGGAGACTTCCCAGGTGGGAACCAGCAGGCCCTCGCCCCTCTCCCCTGAGCCAAGAGCCTGGCCTCTCCACTTACTGCAGGGTACCCCAGACCCTGGGGGACTGTCCGGTGGGGGTCACAGGACCTCACTTTGGGGGCAGTTACCCACCTCCTACTTGCCCATATACACCCCCAATGTGGTAATACCTTTGGCCCCACTACCACCCACTTCCTGCCCCCAGTGCCCACCCTCAACCAGCCCAGCCTACTGGGGGGCTCCTGAACCCCACAGCCCCCCAGGACTGCTCTGGGACCTAGATGCCCTCTTCCAGGGGGTACCACCCAACAAGAGCAT